From the genome of Monomorium pharaonis isolate MP-MQ-018 chromosome 2, ASM1337386v2, whole genome shotgun sequence, one region includes:
- the LOC105829355 gene encoding integrator complex subunit 12-like yields the protein MCENTSDIDEDFFDALALLHSTERDSAGKLCRMLDACIERKHGFEKTLAVRMPKRFLQNVNASNDRITQGCSVIKSEIWDGDPEIISFLEADKAENIETTDVKVFEVDYEECCEDEEDVPRISIPDEGSADGTLCKICNGAKLGPLILLECQECQEAYHPLCHQPPVIDVDVYDPRFVWRCKRCADIPSVTATRVKVMEKGPMGKVQRNSDTVKENANISGLSISGKKDGDLFVKNGKV from the exons ATGTGCGAGAATACGTCCGACATCGACGAAGATTTCTTCGACGCATTAGCATTGTTGCATTCGACTGAGCGAGACAGTGCGGGGAAGCTTTGTCGGATGCTGGACGCATGCATCGAACGAAAGCACGGTTTCGAAAAGACTTTAGCCGTCAGAATGCCGAAGCGATTTTTACAAAACGTCAACGCATCCAATGACCGCATAACCCAAGGATGTAGCGTAATAAAGTCTGAGATCTGGGACGGTGATCCTGAGatcatttcttttcttgaaGCTGACAAAGCGGAGAACATTGAGACGACTGATGTAAAAGTGTTCGAGGTCGACTATGAAGAGTGTTGCGAGGACGAGGAAGACGTTCCTAGGATCTCGATTCCCGACGAAGGATCCGCCGATGGAACTTTGTGCAAG ATCTGTAACGGTGCGAAATTGGGACCCTTGATCTTGCTGGAGTGCCAGGAGTGTCAAGAGGCTTATCATCCGTTGTGTCATCAACCTCCGGTCATCGATGTCGATGTTTACGATCCTAGATTTGTGTGGCGGTGTAAACGATGCGCTGATATCCCATCGGTGACTGCTACGAGGGTTAAAGTTATGGAAAAGGGACCCATGGGGAAAGTTCAACGAAATAGTGATACGGTCAAAGAGAATGCGAACATTTCGGGATTGAGCATATCTGGAAAAAAGGATGGCGATTTATTTGTGAAGAACGGTAAGGTTTAA